Proteins encoded in a region of the Longimicrobium sp. genome:
- a CDS encoding chemotaxis protein CheW has translation MLPTQAQQEPAGDAGGEVVLERMALFVVGEHRFGVGIDRIREIIPARPYTPLPGSGSHVCGLINLRGRIVTVVDLGARLHLPPASANPDHSIVIVEHRGKLAGLAVEEVSRIVNVDPAALADAADSLRALRIDRSYLRGVGEVDGEVFVAVDPDEVISPILSA, from the coding sequence ATGCTCCCAACCCAAGCACAGCAGGAGCCGGCGGGGGATGCCGGGGGTGAGGTCGTGCTGGAACGGATGGCCCTGTTCGTGGTCGGCGAGCACCGCTTCGGCGTGGGCATCGACCGCATCCGCGAGATCATTCCGGCGCGGCCGTACACGCCGCTGCCGGGAAGCGGAAGCCACGTGTGCGGCCTGATCAACCTGCGCGGGCGCATCGTGACGGTGGTGGATTTGGGCGCCCGTCTGCACCTTCCCCCCGCGTCGGCCAACCCGGACCACAGCATCGTCATCGTGGAGCACCGGGGAAAGCTGGCCGGACTGGCGGTGGAAGAAGTATCCCGGATCGTGAACGTTGACCCGGCGGCGCTCGCCGACGCGGCGGATTCCCTCCGCGCGCTGCGCATCGACCGGTCGTACCTGCGCGGGGTGGGAGAGGTGGACGGCGAGGTGTTCGTGGCCGTAGACCCCGACGAAGTGATCTCCCCCATCCTTTCCGCCTGA
- a CDS encoding response regulator, translated as MSQTVLICDDAIFMRTMIGDILTQAGFTIVGEAETGVQAVEKYRQFKPDLVTMDIVMPDMGGIDAVREIVKESPDAKILMCSAMGQQALVIEAIQAGARDFVVKPFQPSRVLEAVQRVLG; from the coding sequence ATGAGCCAGACCGTGCTGATCTGCGACGACGCCATCTTCATGCGCACCATGATCGGCGACATCCTCACCCAGGCGGGCTTCACGATCGTGGGCGAGGCCGAAACCGGCGTCCAGGCCGTGGAAAAGTACCGCCAGTTCAAGCCCGACCTGGTGACGATGGACATCGTGATGCCCGACATGGGGGGCATCGACGCCGTCCGCGAGATCGTGAAGGAATCTCCCGACGCCAAGATCCTCATGTGCAGCGCCATGGGTCAGCAGGCGCTGGTCATCGAGGCCATCCAGGCCGGCGCCCGCGACTTCGTGGTGAAGCCGTTCCAGCCTTCGCGCGTGCTCGAGGCCGTGCAGCGGGTGCTGGGATAG